A stretch of the Ananas comosus cultivar F153 unplaced genomic scaffold, ASM154086v1, whole genome shotgun sequence genome encodes the following:
- the LOC109705552 gene encoding pentatricopeptide repeat-containing protein At2g39620-like produces the protein MRAPFFFFFFSFQTLSSSHLSLHITRSALSHSFTSFHLSHTPLTLRSRLRHLSRAGDHLGLLSLFARARRERAVDPDRPIYLSLLKSSAALPSLSLLSSLFAHILKSGFQSSILVSTAVVDAFAKCSDIGSACKVFDGMPERDVAAWNAMLSGYSRNGHADAALDLFHEMGLYGEKPNSLTLSVLLQVSSGSDDKRIGRSIHGYVVRHCELGDVFLGNSLLVYYNKVGDVHVSERLFDRMGERNVVSWNAMIAGYTQNGLVCGALEAFHLLRDGGLNPDIVTLETTLQACAQLGEDAIDDGKLIHTSIIKSGCFVDVYAMNSLLLVYCRCGKMDSAQSLFDEMVARNIVSWNILVDGYVRMKCPEKALELIRCSRLTESALSSELLVSSLQAVRLLCGHVELVESIHCLAIAMGLDSDKFVGTSLLTAYGDCGEIGYARKFFDHVLCKMRKETFLWNIMLSICSHNGCFSEGFELLRSMQCKGCPLDAVTLVNGLSICTQSQNFLSGKAIHGYVLRNKFEVVTFATTSLLEFYISLGLLNVACHLFSTMQYRNIVTWNTMIHGCLQNGFPRLTLKLFHFMQQKDGFVPDSTSIAGVIEAIALREQKEERKFIHQYVLESGFVDDEFVANSLIAMHSRFHEFDEASSVFSKASNQGTIAWNNMIAGYSYHGLIENALSLFRLMKLNNVDADSVTLLTLLQACRKVSSLSYLMRVHAFISKLGFESDVLIGSSVVNLYAKCGELRTARQFFDGMNSKTVVSWNSMIQGYGLHGNVEVAGELFVKMQKSGLTPTAITFLILISACSHAGDIEKGQQFFNLMTSTYSLALSREHVSSIIDLLGRNGLVEEAHETLMKMPVNLGVHSWGALLSACRVHGNFDVGFDVAENLSKLNSLNCGYRVLLSNMRAEAGRWLDASLIRNKYISLTLQKVHGVSIVDSFS, from the coding sequence ATGCGCgcgcccttcttcttcttcttcttctccttccaaACTCTCTCCTCTTCCCACCTCTCTCTTCATATCACCCGCTCCGCTCTCTCCCACTCCTTCACTTCGTTCCACCTCTCTCACACCCCATTAACGCTGCGCTCTCGCTTAAGACACCTCTCTCGCGCCGGAGACCACCTCGGCCTCCTTTCTCTCTTCGCTCGCGCGCGCCGCGAACGAGCTGTGGACCCCGACAGGCCCATTTACCTCTCCCTCCTCAAATCCTCCGCCGCGCTCCCGTCCCTTTCCTTGCTTTCCTCTCTCTTTGCTCATATCCTCAAATCCGGATTCCAAAGTAGTATCTTGGTGTCGACCGCCGTAGTCGACGCCTTTGCAAAGTGCTCAGATATCGGTTCGGCATGTAAGGTGTTCGATGGAATGCCCGAGAGAGATGTCGCTGCTTGGAATGCGATGCTTTCCGGGTACTCGCGTAACGGGCATGCGGATGCCGCGTTGGATCTGTTTCATGAGATGGGTCTTTACGGCGAGAAGCCCAATTCACTTACGCTCTCCGTTTTGCTTCAGGTTAGCAGCGGCAGTGATGATAAGAGGATTGGGAGGTCCATTCATGGTTACGTTGTTCGGCATTGCGAGCTTGGTGATGTTTTCTTGGGGAATTCCCTTCTTGTTTATTACAATAAGGTTGGGGATGTTCATGTTTCGGAGAGGCTTTTTGATAGGATGGGGGAAAGGAATGTTGTATCTTGGAATGCTATGATAGCTGGGTATACCCAAAATGGGCTTGTTTGTGGAGCTTTAGAAGCTTTTCACTTGTTGAGGGACGGAGGATTGAATCCGGATATTGTAACCCTTGAAACCACTTTACAAGCTTGTGCTCAGTTAGGAGAGGATGCTATTGATGATGGCAAGTTGATCCATACTTCAATAATTAAGTCAGGGTGTTTTGTGGACGTTTATGCTATGAATTCTCTGCTTTTGGTGTACTGCAGATGCGGGAAGATGGATTCTGCACAGTCATTGTTCGATGAAATGGTGGCAAGGAATATTGTCTCTTGGAACATTCTTGTCGATGGGTATGTTCGGATGAAATGCCCAGAGAAAGCTCTAGAACTTATTAGGTGCTCACGTTTAACTGAATCGGCACTAAGTTCTGAGTTGTTGGTTAGTTCTTTGCAAGCCGTAAGGCTTTTGTGTGGGCATGTGGAACTTGTTGAGTCTATTCATTGCCTTGCTATAGCAATGGGACTTGATTCTGATAAATTTGTGGGCACCTCGCTTCTCACTGCTTACGGTGATTGCGGCGAAATTGGATATGCCCGCAAATTCTTTGACCATGTTCTCTGTAAAATGCGCAAAGAAACTTTTCTCTGGAATATCATGCTTTCTATATGTTCGCATAATGGATGTTTCTCGGAGGGTTTTGAACTCTTACGCTCTATGCAGTGCAAAGGTTGCCCTTTGGATGCCGTTACACTTGTGAATGGTCTATCTATCTGCACGCaatcacaaaattttttatctggCAAAGCCATTCATGGCTATGTGTTGAGAAATAAGTTTGAAGTGGTTACTTTTGCTACGACTTCACTGTTGGAATTTTACATTAGTTTGGGGCTTTTAAATGTTGCTTGCCATTTGTTTTCAACAATGCAGTATCGAAATATAGTGACATGGAACACAATGATACATGGTTGTCTTCAGAATGGCTTCCCCAGATTGACATTGAAGCTTTTCCATTTTATGCAACAAAAGGATGGTTTTGTGCCAGATTCAACATCTATTGCAGGAGTTATCGAGGCCATTGCTCTAAGAGaacaaaaggaagaaagaaaatttatcCATCAGTATGTGCTTGAATCAGGTTTTGTCGATGATGAGTTCGTTGCTAATTCTCTAATAGCTATGCATTCAAGGTTTCATGAATTCGATGAGGCAAGCTCAGTATTCAGTAAAGCTAGCAATCAGGGAACAATTGCATGGAATAATATGATAGCTGGGTACTCTTATCATGGCCTTATAGAAAACGCTCTATCACTTTTTCGTCTGATGAAGCTTAATAATGTGGATGCTGATTCAGTTACTCTTCTCACCCTCCTCCAGGCCTGTAGAAAAGTCTCTTCTTTGAGCTATTTAATGAGGGTTCACGCATTCATATCGAAACTTGGGTTTGAATCTGATGTTCTTATTGGATCTTCTGTGGTAAATTTGTATGCTAAATGTGGTGAATTGAGAACAGCTCGTCAGTTTTTTGATGGTATGAACTCCAAAACAGTGGTGTCATGGAATTCAATGATCCAAGGCTATGGTCTACATGGAAATGTAGAGGTAGCCGGCGAACTCTTTGTTAAAATGCAAAAATCTGGCTTAACCCCTACTGCGATCACTTTTCTCATTCTTATTTCAGCTTGTAGCCATGCTGGTGATATAGAGAAGGGCCAGCAATTCTTTAATCTGATGACTAGCACTTACTCATTGGCACTAAGTAGAGAGCATGTTTCATCTATTATTGATCTTCTTGGGCGCAACGGATTAGTTGAGGAGGCACATGAAACTTTGATGAAAATGCCAGTGAACCTGGGGGTTCATTCTTGGGGTGCTTTACTCTCAGCATGTCGAGTTCATGGTAACTTTGACGTTGGATTTGATGTAGCGGAAAACCTATCTAAACTGAACAGCTTAAACTGTGGGTACCGTGTTTTACTGTCGAATATGCGTGCGGAGGCGGGGAGATGGTTAGATGCATCTTtgattagaaataaatatatcagTTTGACACTCCAAAAGGTGCATGGTGTGAGCATTGTGGATAGTTTCTCATGA